From Corticium candelabrum chromosome 9, ooCorCand1.1, whole genome shotgun sequence:
AGCCGGGACTTCGTTATATCCACGTGATGCTTCAAAACTCCCGTACGTTTCAGAATGGCGGCTCAATTTGACGAAGAAAACCACTGCTTGGAGCCGCACCGGCTGTCCAGACGACTTTTTTTTGATTTTCTAGAGCTTCGTCCGAATTAGAAGGACTTCTTTCGGGGTGTTGTTGCTGAATGGTATGGCTGTTTTGAGTTCGTTAGTTGTTTTTTTGTAACAAGTGAAATTCGGCGTTGTTTTGCGTGGGTGGACTTAATCGCCACCTAATTAAAGTAATTTGTATAGCgtagtgtttgtctgctgtttgcAGCATGTGTGTTATGTAAACTGTAATAATTATGTGATATTTTGTGCAAATGAACATTTGATGATGATTTTGCTTGAGACATTAGTGCTATGGATGGTGTCAGTTTGCAGTCATAATGAGTCTAATCTTGTTATCCATCTATGCAATGGCTGTGCCACAGCACTAGAAAGGATTCAAACAAATACTGTATTTTACTGTACAATAAGATGTTACTTATCTGAATGCTTTGGGACCCTGAACTGTTGAATATTCCTGATACCTAATTACCTAATTGACATCAATTACCAGACATGCTATTCCATCTTTGTCAAGTGATACCTCACTCGTCAGACATGGTATACATGTGACCATTACTCTACTCTATAGTAGTAGGCAACTATACCTCATTAAGGTATCAAAGACTGAACACTGATTGCATGAATTCCCACTTCATTCTCTGTTGCACATTTAAGAGATTCAAAGTTATAGACAGAAAAGTGAATGAGAACACTCTGTAGACTGTTACTGCTCATAGGCATATAAACTAATTTTGCACACAAAGTGGGTTTGTAGCACCTCCCATTCAATTGACTGAAGCGTTTGTATATACtgtgacatcctactgtagtGAATAATTACTATGAGTCCTATACATTCTTGTTGCTGCTAATTGCTTTCTTTTCACAGCGGTCGTCAGTACCTGTTCAACGACAAGATGATAAACGACAGTCGTCAGTTTCACGTCAGGATGGAAAAGAAGCAAGTCAGCAATTACAGCAAAGAGAGACAAAGGCAAGACTAGACCAAAAAATTGCTGAGAATGAACAGTTAGTAGCTGACAAGGAACAGCTAGCAGCTGAGAATGAACAGTTAGCAGCTGACAAGGAACAGCTAGCAGCTGACAAGGAACAACTAGCAGCTGAGAATGAACAGTTAGCAGCTGACAAGGAACAGCTAGCAGCTGACAAGGAACAGCTAGGAGCTGAGAAAAGGCAGCTGAGTCAGGAGGTACGTCGTGTTCAAGCACAACATGAGTGTGCTGAAGAGGCTTTCCAAGAGAAGGAGAAACAGCTCAATCAATATTGGAATGCCCTGGAAATTCAGGCAAATAAATTGCAACTTGATGGCAAGAAATTGGGAGAAGGATCATATGGAGGTGAGATAGTCAGTTAGATCATACATCTAAGGTGTCATTGGATTTAAATAAAGTTGTATGAGTATGCTACTATGTACATTGTTTGCGTAGTTGTTCAAGTGGGTCACTGGTGTGATGTCCctgttgctgtcaaaacgtTCCATGAGATTCTGAGGCTTCCTCAACTGGCACCAGTTTTCAAGAGAGAACTGACCGTCTGCAGTCAGTTGCATCATCCCAACCTCGTCCCTATCTATGGTGGTGTGATGAAGAATGAAATTCCCATCCAAATTGTGATGGAGCTTCTTCAAGGCTCACTTAGTGATCTAATGAAGGCAGCATGTGCTTCAAAGAGCTACCATTGCTATCTGTCGTTCCGAGAGCAGATCGACATAGCTACAGATACTACTGCGGCCATTACGTATATGCATTGCCTGCGTCCTCAGCCTTATGTTCATTGTGATATCCGTACTACCAACGTGATGATCACTCGTGATATGGTAGCTAAAGTGGGTGATCTTGGTGCAAGTCACATGATCAACAGCAGCACCTCTCTAGGTGCTCTGAGTCTTGAATATTGTGCACCTGAGAAATTTCCTCGCAG
This genomic window contains:
- the LOC134184926 gene encoding probable serine/threonine-protein kinase DDB_G0271682, which codes for MRSSVPVQRQDDKRQSSVSRQDGKEASQQLQQRETKARLDQKIAENEQLVADKEQLAAENEQLAADKEQLAADKEQLAAENEQLAADKEQLAADKEQLGAEKRQLSQEVRRVQAQHECAEEAFQEKEKQLNQYWNALEIQANKLQLDGKKLGEGSYGVVQVGHWCDVPVAVKTFHEILRLPQLAPVFKRELTVCSQLHHPNLVPIYGGVMKNEIPIQIVMELLQGSLSDLMKAACASKSYHCYLSFREQIDIATDTTAAITYMHCLRPQPYVHCDIRTTNVMITRDMVAKVGDLGASHMINSSTSLGALSLEYCAPEKFPRSDGSSARSTRESDVYSLGVTLTELFTGLSPIPTERRSQIRKIKDPDLLDMCLQMTRDRRADRPTAEMAFTILITQKSTDSYKSTAGRRTVRGNLEGRSMDVVEVIYI